One window of the Mixophyes fleayi isolate aMixFle1 chromosome 6, aMixFle1.hap1, whole genome shotgun sequence genome contains the following:
- the LOC142159873 gene encoding uncharacterized protein LOC142159873 isoform X1 — translation MDRKETTERILNLTLEIIYLLTGEDYIITKKTSGERLTPSNRPRLLGGLRRIQYPIMKSQSLIHERNKDKKILELTNKIIQLLTGEEWEYLEEHTDLYEDVRMKTHRHRTSLDGSSNRNTPERCPRPHYSQDCREENHNIPEDHQVELGANGIIIVKVEDIQGEDEMYGKSVPCKEEETPTDICTASINKVEPQTVLNHLGESRQLCKPPVESCITFKKNIQIEETRERCFVIHQRESKECLQADRQNSRNTSEEHFILSPDCEIEDNSITQDSPIEIPTNPNIHPVLHSADISSDTSIHGEWLTDNLDIVRDNTTHRSEKIFPCFQCDKCFTRKSSLVRHQRIHTGEKPFSCSECGKCFTRKTTLVEHQRIHTGDQPFSGLDVTQKSDLVIQEVTQTGEKQFTCSDCGKCFTYKSHLVKHKRIHRSEKPFSCFQCGKTFIQRSILLIHQRSHTGEKPFSCSECGKSFTQKSDLVVHRRIHTGEKPFSCFDCGKSFTQKSTLVIHQRIHRGEKPFACSECGRRFTQKSTLVTHQKVHTPLKMLF, via the exons ATGGACAGGAAGGAGACAACTGAGAGGATATTAAACCTCACCCTGgaaatcatctacctgctgactggagag GATTATATAATTACGAAGAAGACATCTGGTGAGCGTCTGACACCCAGTAACAGACCCCGTCTATTAGGAGGATTGCGCAGAATCCAATACCCCATCATGAAATCACAATCGCTGATACATGAAAGAAACAAAGACAAGaagattctagaactcaccaacaagatcattcagctgctgactggagag gagtgggagtatttagaagaaCACACGGATCTGTATGAGGACGTGAGGATGAAGACTCACCGGCACCGCACATCACTGG atggatccagtaacagaaataccccagagagatgtccccgtcctcaTTATTCCCAGGATTGTAGAGAGGAAAATCACAATATCCCAGAGGATCATCAGGTAGAATTGGGG GCAAATGGCATAATTATTGTTAAAGTAGAAGATATACAGGGAGAAGATGAAATGTATGGGAAAAGTGTTCCGTGCAAGGAGGAGGAAACCCCTACAGATATCTGCACAG CTTCGATTAATAAGGTTGAACCACAAACAGTGTTAAATCATCTTGGAGAATCCCGCCAACTCTGCAAACCTCCTGTTGAATCGTGCATCACTTTCAAGAAAAATATTCAAATTGAGGAGACCAGAGAACGTTGCTTTGTCATCCACCAGAGAGAATCCAAAGAGTGTCTTCAAG CAGATAGACAAAACAGCAGGAATACCTCAGAAGAGCATTTCATTTTATCTCCTGACTGTGAAATTGAAGATAACAGCATTACACAAGATTCTCCAATAGAAATCCCTACTAACCCCAATATACATCCAGTACTTCATAGTGCAGATATATCATCTGATACCTCTATACATGGGGAATGGCTTACGGATAACCTGGATATAGTTAGAGATAATACAACTCATAGAAGTGAAAAAATATTCCCATGTTTTCAATGCGATAAATGTTTTACTCGAAAATCTAGTCtggttagacatcagagaattcacacaggtgagaagccgttttcatgttctgaatgtgggaaatgttttacacgtaaaaCAACACTTGTTGAACATCAAAGAATTCATACAGGTGACCAGCCATTTTCGGGTCTTGATGTTACACAGAAATCAGATCTCGTAATACAAGAGGTCACACAAACAGGTGAGAAGCAATTTACATGTTCagattgtggaaaatgttttacatacaAATCACATCTTGTTAAACACAAGAGGATTCACAGAAGTGAGAAGCCGTTTTCATGTTTTCAGTGTGGAAAAACTTTTATACAGAGATCAATTTTACTTATAcaccagagaagtcacacaggtgagaagccattttcatgttccgAGTGTGGAAAAAGTTTTACACAAAAATCAGATCTTGTTGTACAtcggagaattcacacaggtgaaaagccattttcatgttttgATTGTGGAAaaagttttacacagaaatcaactcttgttatacatcagaggattcacagaGGTGAGAAACCTTTtgcatgctctgagtgtgggagaCGTTTTACACAAAAATCAACTCTTGTTACACATCAAAAAGTTCACACACCTctgaaaatgttgttttga
- the LOC142159873 gene encoding uncharacterized protein LOC142159873 isoform X2, whose translation MEEWEYLGHRGLYKDLMMENHRTRTSLYGSSNRNTPERCPRPHYSQDCREENHNIPEDHQVELGANGIIIVKVEDIQGEDEMYGKSVPCKEEETPTDICTASINKVEPQTVLNHLGESRQLCKPPVESCITFKKNIQIEETRERCFVIHQRESKECLQADRQNSRNTSEEHFILSPDCEIEDNSITQDSPIEIPTNPNIHPVLHSADISSDTSIHGEWLTDNLDIVRDNTTHRSEKIFPCFQCDKCFTRKSSLVRHQRIHTGEKPFSCSECGKCFTRKTTLVEHQRIHTGDQPFSGLDVTQKSDLVIQEVTQTGEKQFTCSDCGKCFTYKSHLVKHKRIHRSEKPFSCFQCGKTFIQRSILLIHQRSHTGEKPFSCSECGKSFTQKSDLVVHRRIHTGEKPFSCFDCGKSFTQKSTLVIHQRIHRGEKPFACSECGRRFTQKSTLVTHQKVHTPLKMLF comes from the exons atggatccagtaacagaaataccccagagagatgtccccgtcctcaTTATTCCCAGGATTGTAGAGAGGAAAATCACAATATCCCAGAGGATCATCAGGTAGAATTGGGG GCAAATGGCATAATTATTGTTAAAGTAGAAGATATACAGGGAGAAGATGAAATGTATGGGAAAAGTGTTCCGTGCAAGGAGGAGGAAACCCCTACAGATATCTGCACAG CTTCGATTAATAAGGTTGAACCACAAACAGTGTTAAATCATCTTGGAGAATCCCGCCAACTCTGCAAACCTCCTGTTGAATCGTGCATCACTTTCAAGAAAAATATTCAAATTGAGGAGACCAGAGAACGTTGCTTTGTCATCCACCAGAGAGAATCCAAAGAGTGTCTTCAAG CAGATAGACAAAACAGCAGGAATACCTCAGAAGAGCATTTCATTTTATCTCCTGACTGTGAAATTGAAGATAACAGCATTACACAAGATTCTCCAATAGAAATCCCTACTAACCCCAATATACATCCAGTACTTCATAGTGCAGATATATCATCTGATACCTCTATACATGGGGAATGGCTTACGGATAACCTGGATATAGTTAGAGATAATACAACTCATAGAAGTGAAAAAATATTCCCATGTTTTCAATGCGATAAATGTTTTACTCGAAAATCTAGTCtggttagacatcagagaattcacacaggtgagaagccgttttcatgttctgaatgtgggaaatgttttacacgtaaaaCAACACTTGTTGAACATCAAAGAATTCATACAGGTGACCAGCCATTTTCGGGTCTTGATGTTACACAGAAATCAGATCTCGTAATACAAGAGGTCACACAAACAGGTGAGAAGCAATTTACATGTTCagattgtggaaaatgttttacatacaAATCACATCTTGTTAAACACAAGAGGATTCACAGAAGTGAGAAGCCGTTTTCATGTTTTCAGTGTGGAAAAACTTTTATACAGAGATCAATTTTACTTATAcaccagagaagtcacacaggtgagaagccattttcatgttccgAGTGTGGAAAAAGTTTTACACAAAAATCAGATCTTGTTGTACAtcggagaattcacacaggtgaaaagccattttcatgttttgATTGTGGAAaaagttttacacagaaatcaactcttgttatacatcagaggattcacagaGGTGAGAAACCTTTtgcatgctctgagtgtgggagaCGTTTTACACAAAAATCAACTCTTGTTACACATCAAAAAGTTCACACACCTctgaaaatgttgttttga
- the LOC142159873 gene encoding uncharacterized protein LOC142159873 isoform X3, translating to MYGKSVPCKEEETPTDICTASINKVEPQTVLNHLGESRQLCKPPVESCITFKKNIQIEETRERCFVIHQRESKECLQADRQNSRNTSEEHFILSPDCEIEDNSITQDSPIEIPTNPNIHPVLHSADISSDTSIHGEWLTDNLDIVRDNTTHRSEKIFPCFQCDKCFTRKSSLVRHQRIHTGEKPFSCSECGKCFTRKTTLVEHQRIHTGDQPFSGLDVTQKSDLVIQEVTQTGEKQFTCSDCGKCFTYKSHLVKHKRIHRSEKPFSCFQCGKTFIQRSILLIHQRSHTGEKPFSCSECGKSFTQKSDLVVHRRIHTGEKPFSCFDCGKSFTQKSTLVIHQRIHRGEKPFACSECGRRFTQKSTLVTHQKVHTPLKMLF from the exons ATGTATGGGAAAAGTGTTCCGTGCAAGGAGGAGGAAACCCCTACAGATATCTGCACAG CTTCGATTAATAAGGTTGAACCACAAACAGTGTTAAATCATCTTGGAGAATCCCGCCAACTCTGCAAACCTCCTGTTGAATCGTGCATCACTTTCAAGAAAAATATTCAAATTGAGGAGACCAGAGAACGTTGCTTTGTCATCCACCAGAGAGAATCCAAAGAGTGTCTTCAAG CAGATAGACAAAACAGCAGGAATACCTCAGAAGAGCATTTCATTTTATCTCCTGACTGTGAAATTGAAGATAACAGCATTACACAAGATTCTCCAATAGAAATCCCTACTAACCCCAATATACATCCAGTACTTCATAGTGCAGATATATCATCTGATACCTCTATACATGGGGAATGGCTTACGGATAACCTGGATATAGTTAGAGATAATACAACTCATAGAAGTGAAAAAATATTCCCATGTTTTCAATGCGATAAATGTTTTACTCGAAAATCTAGTCtggttagacatcagagaattcacacaggtgagaagccgttttcatgttctgaatgtgggaaatgttttacacgtaaaaCAACACTTGTTGAACATCAAAGAATTCATACAGGTGACCAGCCATTTTCGGGTCTTGATGTTACACAGAAATCAGATCTCGTAATACAAGAGGTCACACAAACAGGTGAGAAGCAATTTACATGTTCagattgtggaaaatgttttacatacaAATCACATCTTGTTAAACACAAGAGGATTCACAGAAGTGAGAAGCCGTTTTCATGTTTTCAGTGTGGAAAAACTTTTATACAGAGATCAATTTTACTTATAcaccagagaagtcacacaggtgagaagccattttcatgttccgAGTGTGGAAAAAGTTTTACACAAAAATCAGATCTTGTTGTACAtcggagaattcacacaggtgaaaagccattttcatgttttgATTGTGGAAaaagttttacacagaaatcaactcttgttatacatcagaggattcacagaGGTGAGAAACCTTTtgcatgctctgagtgtgggagaCGTTTTACACAAAAATCAACTCTTGTTACACATCAAAAAGTTCACACACCTctgaaaatgttgttttga